The genome window CTGGAGGTGGACGCGCGCGGGCACCTCTTCGCCGGCCCGGCCGGCACGTGGTTCGTACCGCACGTCGAGACCGACGTCGTCGACCCGGCCGGCGCCGGGGACGCGCTGGTCGCGGCCCTGACCGCGGCACTTACCCGCCGTCACCCGCTGGAGACGGCGGCGGGCCTGGCCGCCGCGGCAGCCGCGGCGACGAGCGGGCACGCGGGCGGGCGCCCCCACCTGTCCCGCCCCGACCTCGACCGGCTGCGGCCCCGGCGGCTGGAACCGGTCCACGCCTGACCCGATGCGCCGCCAAAGGTCTTGAATGAGTCATTCAGGTCACCGGAGGTCCTGAATGACTCATTCAAGACGTGCGCCTACAGGCCAGGCAGGTGCTGCCCGAGCCCGAGGAGCGCCGCGAAGGGGTCGCCGCGCTTGGCCAGCCGTGCCGGGACGTCCCGGATCGTCCACCGGTCCGGGGCCAGGTCCGGGTCGTCCAGCTCGTCCCACTCCAGCGGCACCGACACCGGCGCCCCCGGCCGCGGCCGTACGCTGTACGGCGCGACCAGCGTCTTGTTCGACACGTTCTGCGTGTAGTCGAGGCGGGCCCGGCCGCGGCGCTTGTCCTTCGTCCAGGCCCAGCTGACCAGGTCCGGGAGCACCCGCCCGATCGTCTTGGACACTGTTTCGGCCCACGCGCGCGTCTGCTCGTACGTGCAGTGCGGCGCGATCGGCACCCACACCTGGATCCCGCGCTGCCCGGTCACCTTCGGGCGCCCGGCCAGGCCGAAGTGCTCCAGCGCGGTGCGGTGCAGCCGCGCCAGCTCCACGACCTCGGCGAACGTCGTCTCCGGGCCGGGGTCGATGTCGAACAGCACCCACGTCGGGTGGTCGACGTCCGCCGCGCGTGAGGTCCAGGCGTGCAGCTCCAGCGCGCCGTAGTTCGCCAGCCACGCCAGGGTCGCGACGCTGTCCGCGACGACGTACCGCTGGCTCTCCCCCGGCTCGGCACGCTCGTTGTGCCAGGTCGTCAGCCACTCGGGCGCGTGCCGCGGGACTTCCTTCTGCCAGAAGCCCGGCTCGGTCACGCCCTGCGGGAAGCGCTGGGTGTTGAGCGGCCGGCCGGCCAGGTACGGCAGCATCGCCGGCCCGGCCGTCACGTAGTAGCGGATGAGCTCCCGCTTCGTCACCGGCTCGCCGTCCGCCGGGAAGAGGACCTTGTCCAGGTTCGTCAGTGCGAGCTCCCGGCCCGCGACCGACCACTTGCCCTTCGCGCCGAGCGCGTCGAGCGCGGCCAGTTCGCCGTCGGTCGCGCCCGGGAAGCCCACCGCTTCCGCCGCCTCGCCGGCCGGCCGGTCGCCGTGCCACAACGCGTCGGGGGCGGCCGCCACCTCGTCGTTGGTGCGGCCGCTCTTCACCGATCGCGGGTGGTCTTCGGCGTCCCAGCCGGCTCGCGCGTGCTCATCCTGCTTGTGCAGCAGGAACCACTGGTCCTTCTCCCCGCGGTTCGTGCGGACGAGGACGAACCGGCCGGCCAGCTTTTCGCCGTCGAGGTCGAAGTGCAGGGTGCCGTCTTCGATCGCCTTCGCCGGGTCGGCGTCGACCGGCCGCCATTCGCCGCGGTCCCAGACGATGACGTCCCCGCCGCCGTACTCGCCGTGCGGGATCACGCCTTCGAAGTCGGCGTACTCGATCGGGTGGTCTTCGACGTGCACGGCCAGCCGGCGGGCCTTCGGGTCCATGGTCGGCCCCTTGGGCACCGCCCAGCTGACCAGGACGCCGCCGAGCTCGAGCCGGAAGTCGTAGTGCAGCCGGCGCGCGCGGTGGCGCTGCACGACGAACCGGTGGCCGTCCGGCGCGGCCGGAGCCCCGCCGGACGGCTCCGCGGTGCGCTCGAAGTCGCGCATCTCCTGGTAACGCCGCAGTTTGCGGCCCGGGGCGGCAGCCATGCCCGGGGGTACCCCGTCGTCGCCGATGTCAGCCGAGCGCGCCGCGGATCAGGTCGCGGGCCCGGTCCATGATCGCCGCCGGCGGCCCGAGCACCAGGTTGGCCGTCGCGCTTTCCACGCCGGGGTGCGGCCGGGTCGGCCCCACCGCTTCGGCCAGCTTGGCGGTCGCCGCCATCGCGC of Amycolatopsis solani contains these proteins:
- the ligD gene encoding non-homologous end-joining DNA ligase, with protein sequence MAAAPGRKLRRYQEMRDFERTAEPSGGAPAAPDGHRFVVQRHRARRLHYDFRLELGGVLVSWAVPKGPTMDPKARRLAVHVEDHPIEYADFEGVIPHGEYGGGDVIVWDRGEWRPVDADPAKAIEDGTLHFDLDGEKLAGRFVLVRTNRGEKDQWFLLHKQDEHARAGWDAEDHPRSVKSGRTNDEVAAAPDALWHGDRPAGEAAEAVGFPGATDGELAALDALGAKGKWSVAGRELALTNLDKVLFPADGEPVTKRELIRYYVTAGPAMLPYLAGRPLNTQRFPQGVTEPGFWQKEVPRHAPEWLTTWHNERAEPGESQRYVVADSVATLAWLANYGALELHAWTSRAADVDHPTWVLFDIDPGPETTFAEVVELARLHRTALEHFGLAGRPKVTGQRGIQVWVPIAPHCTYEQTRAWAETVSKTIGRVLPDLVSWAWTKDKRRGRARLDYTQNVSNKTLVAPYSVRPRPGAPVSVPLEWDELDDPDLAPDRWTIRDVPARLAKRGDPFAALLGLGQHLPGL